The following nucleotide sequence is from Aspergillus nidulans FGSC A4 chromosome I.
TAGACTTACCCAAAACTGCGTCATGTAAAGCGCAATATTCTTGTAGAAAGAGTACAGAATGACACGACTGATTCGATGATAACTCCAAGCACCATGCACAAGAAGCAGTTTGCGAAGATAACGAAATTGAGCGATAGAAACATCAGCAGATCTTGCTGCCTGCAAACCTTCTACACCGCTGATACCGACACCAACGTGAGCCGCTTGGATCATGGACACGTCGTTGGCACCATCGCCAATAGCCAAAAGCAACGACTTGAGATGACGCTTGACAAGTTTGACGACAAGAGCTTTTTGAAGGGGCGAGACACGACTGCAACTGTTAGCGCCTTTCTTTCGGGAAGCGAGTGAGAAACATACCAGCAAACAACGGCCTTGCACAGCaccgcaaggtcaaggaacAGCTTTTCCATGTCCTTCTCTAGTGCAAACGTCAAAGACCTGCCGTCTATAATAAGGGCCATTTGTTCGGCTTCAGTCTGACTCTGGACAGCTTGgagcttcttcgtcaagTTATCTCTGGTCGCCTCAGCACTGTCTTCGTTGACAATCAGAAGAGTCATGTCCTCAGAGATCAACTTGCAGGACATGCCGATGTTGATGGCAGTCTCCTGTCTGTCACCAGTCAGGacccagatcttgatgcCGGCAGTTTGCAGAGTGTGAATAGTATCCGGCACACCATCCTGCAATCTGTCCTCCTTGGCGGTGGCACCAAGAAGGTAGAAATCTTTCTCAATAAGCTCGGCAGCTTTGTCGAGCTCTTCTGCACGGTTACCGCCGACTGTTGTTGCGGCTTTGTCAAATATCTGATACCATTGCTGGAATTCATCCTCAGGAATTTCGCGCATGGCCAGACAGAGGGTCCGAAGACCGTCCGACGCATATTCCTCAAGATGTTGCAGTGTCCCTTCAACGATAGGGTTGTCTTGGTGTAGACGCTCGAGGATAACTGTATCAGCACCCTTGATGTAGATGCGGATTCGCCCATCGGGACAACGGAAGATCGTGGACATGCGCTTTCTTGTGGAGTTGAATTCACAAACTGCCAATAGCTCATACTCGTACTCCTGTCCCGCCACTGTGATAATAACAGATCTAGGCTTTCTGTTGCTAAACTTGTAACCCATCCGAGCAGCACCTTCAACAAGAGCTCCTTCGTCTGGAGATGCCGCTTGATATTTGATTTTATCGGGGTCCGCTTCGGATCGCTCGGGAATGACGGTGTGGCAAGTAGCGAGAAGCGTCAAGAAGTGATGTATCGCATCTTTGGTGGGATGAGACTCTAGGTTCTGGCGCAGCTTTTTAAAATCGTGCACGCCCACCTCAACTCCGTCCTCAACGGTAGCCCGCctgtcttcggccacatCCTCTCCGTACTGAATGCCGCCTATCGTACACTCCTTGAACTCCATCATGTTGCACGTCAAAGTACCAGTCTTGTCCGAGAAGATATATTCAATTTGACCTAGTTCTTCAACCAACGATGATGTTCTGCATGTAGCCGGGGTATCCGTAACGTCGTAGTAGATGTCCAGGTCGGAATTGATCAGAAAGGCTTGCGAGTATTTGACAATTTCGATGGTGACAAAGAGCGAAATAGGGACCAGATTCGAGTAGAGCACCCAGTACGTGAAGATGTCCATGATGAACTGCTTCCCAGGGTTGGTGCTGCCGTAGTCGAGGTAGGTAAGCTTATCCTTTTCAGTCTGGCGGATGATCAAGTCGCCTACCGAACTGACCACACTTAATGCAACAAGAATGCTGACCAACATCAAGATCTGGATATTGACCATACGCTCCACTGCAGTACGCTTGATCGGAGTCGCAGTGGCATTTCGCATCAGTTTCGTCTCGTGGCCGGTAAAAACAACAACGCCATGAATCCATGGCGTGTTTCGAAGCGTAGCTCCTCGGAGCATAAGCTGGTCCGGCGCTAACGGAAGctccctttctcctccaccAGCATGCATTGTCAAAGTCGCCTCGTACGTATACAGACTACTGTTTGGTTGCTCGGAGCGAATGCGTCCGCTGAGCCGACTGAGGTCAGCCGGGCTGACCAGGTGCGATGTTTCCGGAATAGCTTGTTTGATTTTGAGGTTTGTCTCGCCGTCAAGGTTAGCCGTCTCAATATAACATAAACCCTCTGGTTCCGAAGAGGCCAAGAGAACCAAGTCGGCCGGGAAAGGCTGTTCGGACTCGACGCGGACAATGTCTCCCACTGCAACATCAACCCATTTGGTTTCATGAAATGTGGACCCTTTGAGAACTTGGGTCTTCGAGTAGTTCAAGGACTTGTCCGATGACCTTCGTTTATAATCCTCAACCAATTCCTTGATGGCAGACACCAACAATACAATCACTAACGGGCCAATCGTCGTATATCGATTCGTCGGGGAAACATTTGGAATCTGCTGCAGCACCGCGGTaaacaaaaagaacaagTTGGCGTACTTGGAGAACTGCTCGTATAAGAATTTCGGAAGGAATGTGACGATGTTGTACTTTGCCGTGGACACGTGGTTATCGACAAACTTGTGCACTGCGTTGGCTGGTGGGTTGTTTAACTGGATTATACGAGGACCGAGGGTAGACGAGTCGACTGTCCTACGGCCAAACCCAAACTTGAATGATGGCTTGCTCGATTTCTTCGCATGCGGGGGGCCATCTTCAGAAACCGTGCTATCGGCTCGCGCAGCTCGTGCCCCTGCTTCGGTCAAGGGAAGGTCCATTTCAGAGTACTCAGGCTTCATTCCCAACATGTGTTTCGCCCTGCCCATGAGCCCGCCGCCCATACTCAGTATGCTGTTGCGCTCACGCATGCGTGAATCCCCTTCCATCGGATCCTGGCCCGTCATATCGTAGTACCCATGTCCCCCTTCATACTCATCCATTGAATACCTCTGGTAATTGTCCAAGCCGGAAGTCTGTGAGTACGTACGGGATACGTCCTGTCCGGAGTAGGGATCGTTCATGTACACTCCGGCATGCACCGGAGGCGCGGAGCCTGTCGCATGGGCGCCGGCGTGTGGTGTCACCCTCCCACCGACAAAATTGTCATAAGAAACGGACGGACGGGGCTGAGCGTTTTCAGAGTCGTCAATGTTGTACTGTCGCAAGAGGCTTTCGTCGTTTACCGGCGGAGGCCGTCCCGTGTTGTAGATGGGAGTcgactcctccagctgcagcaggtCATCATCCCGGCCAGCGGCGGGATGACGACCTGGAGCCCTACCGctggccatgatgatcggGGAGGGCTAACACCGTCAATGTGGTGGTGCGGCCCAGGGGGAGCATCGATTTCGAGTGGGtgctttgctttgtttgGCCCGGTGGGAGACTGGAAAGGAGTTTACACCACGTGGAATATGTAAAGCGAccgagagatggagaagaggtaGCGATCCCAGAGTAAAGCGAAACGGAAAAAatgcaagagaagaaacgcTCGCCGAAGATGGTGAATGCCTGGAGGTGAGAATTAAGAAGCAGAGTTCGGGATGCGCTAGCAGCTGGTTGGGTTTGGCGTGCGGCGGTGCTCAAGCCCCGTTGATCTTTGTCGACCTGGAGCTTGACGCGGGCGATTCACAAGAAGGATCTAGTGGCGCCTCTCACAAGAAGAATTTATATTAGTATTTTTAGGTAACATACTCGCTTATTACTGTTTCAAGATATAACTCTGCGATTTGATTCCTTACAATGCCTCAACCAGCAGAAAAGAGCTCTTTGTGATCAAAATTAAACTCCCCTGATCTATAACGCTGTCAAGAGTCAATCCGTATCTCAGACGGGGAAGACTTTCATTTTTTTGATGCAAAAATACTGCTATTGACTTTGGATCATGCATTCATTCATCTATCATACATTACAATTCACTCGTAGAGAAGCGTTCTTAGATTGCCTATGCGACTGGCCGATCGTTCTCTGCTCTGGCTTGCTCCGCGAGCCCACCCTTAGACCGTTTCGCAAGatcagcctgcagagctttgtcAATAATGCCGTTGATGTACTTGACCTTCTCAAGTGCGAGCGAGGTCTTTGTGATAAACACCAGGGCATCCACCGGGGAGCCCTGGAATTTAGACAGGTAGCAGACATCTCCGGCATTGTTCATCCCAATCACAACGTCCGCTTCCGAAGCCTGCTCTTCTTTCCGCGTCGCATCCAGAATAGCAAGCTTTCCGTCGTCGAATGTATGAAACGTAACCGAAAGGGGCTTATGAGTGATGTTCAGGGGCGCGGGAACTCTTTCATCCAGTCCGTAAACGATCACTTGGCCGTCCTTGACCACAGCGTCGGGACGACGGAAATGTTGGAGTCCAGCCATGACGCCTATACACGATGCATCGATCAGATTGCCGTCGTAGTCGGTTATGTGTACATCAGCGCGTATCGTCCAGCAGCTGACGCCTTTCAGGATGCAGAGTGACTCGGTATCTAAGGCGTTCGAATGGCGAATAACACGATCTAACACGTTCGTAACGTAGGTTTCTAAATCTCCTTGTCTATTGCGAAAGCATTAGCTCCATCCATATACACATATCGGCATCCATACCGGCCGTTCTCCCAGGCGGGCGAGCCCATCGCAGTAAGCTCCATGGCAATATTGAAGATGCCGTCAAACGGCCGATCATCGTGGGGCTTAGCAACTTCGGCGGAGATCCTAacgacaaggctgagaaagTTAGCAGTGCTAACATACGGGCGATGGAAAACAAACCTTGTCTTTCCAAGCTGCACTTTCACATGGCCGTACTCTTCACCAAACGACAGAGTGAGCGGACGGAGCTGGTCGGCCCCACGGCCATCCAGCCTCACACCCTCGCGGAGAGCATCGAGGATAAAGTCGCGCTCAGCAATTGAGAGCGGTGCTTCTTTGTTCATACTTGCGGGCGGACTCGGCCCCGATGAGGGGGTCAAGACAGACGAGCGGGCTTGGGAAATTTCCTGTCCGGCAGCGTCATTTGATGAAAGCGGTTCATTGATGTTCCGGCCAATAAAGAGCTTGTTTCGAAGGCGGTGAGGACGAAATATGTTAGCCTGAGGCTTTATCAACATGGCAATCTCACGAACTGCAACCATCTTTGACTCACTGGACTCGCGCTACATATCATGACTACCGGTATGCACCTCTTCCCTATATTTCAGGAACTCTAGCTAACATGCCGCAGCTCACAGACCCACCTTTGATCCCGTAAGacctatcttcctcctttcaGATCAACCGCTCACAGAATTTAGGCACGAGGGAAAGAGGCCCTCCGCGGTCCAGCATACCATCAACGCCTCCTCCCAGCATATACTCACCTGAAAGTTCGGTGAGTCACTTCGACTGTGTTGTGTATTATCTGGGTGATCCTGACGGAACAAGTCAATCTGGCCAGGGAACCGAGGGTGAAGCAGCGCGTCGCGACCTGCGCGCGGAGCTGCTCCAGGCAGAGGCCGCTCACTTTGCCAAGAAGAATGGAGCTCCCGTTCCTGAAGCATCTGCCGAAAGCACTCCCAAGCGTCAGCTTGAAGGCGCCCCTGCgaatggaggagatggagaattAGAAGAAGACCCGGAAGCAAAGCGGCGGCGGATATTAGAGGAAACGAGAGAGATAGATGCAGATTCGGAAGCGTCGGAAGAAGATAGCAGCGAGGACGAGAGGTTAGTGGTATGGTGCCAGTGCTCTGTTGCGAGCTAACAAGCCCagtgatgacgaggacgaggccgcCGAGCTCATGCGAGAGCTTGAGAAAATCAAAAAGGAACGCTTAGctcagaaagaaaaagaggtATGTCAAGAGCCATATCATGCGTAAGCAAATGATGCTTACTTGGTCAGGAACGCGAGCGCGCcgccaaggaggaggaacaaCGGGAGGTGGACATTGCGCGAGGCAATCCGCTACTCAACCCTTCAGACTTTAACATAAAGCGACGATGGGATGACGACGTCGTTTTTAAGAACCAAGCTCGCGGAACGGAGGAcaagaggggaaaggagTTTGTCAACGACCTGCTACGGTCTGACTTTCACAAGAAGTTTATGTCGAAGTATGTGCGATAGTTGGACTGTCAACAACTTGCTCCGGCAATCAAGATCTACCGTCTTTGGCATACTATTCGTCGTTAGGTGATGATTCTAGCCGGCATACAGATACATGGCGTTGAGGCGTCCGGGCTGCGATACAGACCTGTACTTGTTAGGGCATTTTAGCGAAGTAAATGAACATAGGATCCTGATCATCTATTGCAAGCAAAGCAGTCCAAATTATTCTTAGAAGTACATGATCTGTTCTCACAATCATATCATTATGCCGGCATAAATCCACCGCCGCCGAGTACCCCGCCATCTCACCTTCAGCTCACCAGCAAAAGAAAGCCTTTAAAAAAACCAGAAAATCAAGATGGACCTACAACCGACGTCTAAGAACATGCACAGTATGTCCAATTTATGAATCGCGAAGACACGCGCAATCTGGCTTGAAGGACAGATGGAAATGATGCTTACGTATCTCAATAAATAGACCGCATAAACACCGACATCTCGCAATTACTACAGCGGTTCGAGAATATCATGGCTACTGCTACGGTGCGCTGTTCTCACTCTCTTTATTGGCATCGGAATTGCGTAATTTGGTAATTATGGCCGCTGACTGGTTCTGCTTTTGCCAGGTCGAAAGCACAAGCCACACCACAACTGCCGTCGAGACATATCAGCTAGATGTCGAGTCTACGGCACTGGTACGTCCTTATTCTAGCGCTATTTATTGGCGCTCCTACTCTTAAACCAGGCCAATTCGTCTATCACTGCATACTGATACCACTCCTCGACGAAAACAGATCCGCGCCGCGGAAGACATCCTCTCACTCACCCGTACAATGAAGGAGACTTGGCTATTTGGCAAGCTTGACACACTGGGCGAAGACGAATCCGAGACCAAACGCCGCGAGGGATTGGAGCAGGATGCCGCTGTCATTCAGAAGATCATTGAGGATGCGGGAATATTAAAGGCGCCCAAGAAATGACTTGACGATTTTCCTCTGCGGCATTCGCAGATACCATTTAGGTTTATGCATGGTCATGTCTGGTGATTCTGATAGTTTGGCGTTGGTCTTATGTGTCTCATGGATCTAGAGCATGAAGATTGGCGCGTTGGTGTTTTGGTGCTATATATTGCTGGGGATATGATGATACCCGAATAAAATACTATCAAAGCAAACataccttcttttctttgactAACTGGAGTTCTTTATTTGATGCTGGCCCATATATCATAAGGCTACTATAGGTAAGGGTTAGGCGTAGAGCATAGCTCCCTCCGCCTTGCATGTCGGCCCATTTGATAAGAAAACTGCTCCCCGCCAGCTTCCATCGGAACAGCACCAACACTTTTGAACCTAATTTCACAGCCCACTGCTTCCGCACAACAAATACAGGGTTGACAAGAATCTACGATACTCACTTGTCCACCAAATATTGGATTCAAAACTCTCAGCAACCCCTAGACGCAATCGCCCTACAATGCCAACAACACCTCCCCCTCTCCCTCTGACCCTTGTCGTCGCAACGACACCAGTTTCTCGCCCATCACCTGGCCATGGGTTCCGGCTAGGTATTGGCGCAAATGGGACGCTTCCGTGGCCACGCATAAAAGCCGACATGTCCTTCTTCGCGCGCATCACAGCTCGCCCTCCCTCCAcatctccatccatctccaataAACCCCGCACGAACGCTCTAATCATGGGCCGCAAGACGTACGACTCCATCCCGCCGAGACTCCGTCCACTCGGGAAACGGCTGAATGTGGTGATTTCAAGGGATCCAGATGGAAGCGTTGCGGAGCGCGTGAAAATCGATTTGGAGAGCAaattggagagggagagggaggctgCGGAGGCGAAGGCCAAACAGCAGCCTCAGAATCAGGCTGAGGGTAGGAATTCGGGGGAGGAGCCAGTCAATGCGGCTGCTGTGACTGCAGTTGTTGCGCCCCCTGTGAAAGAGGGGAGCACAGGGGCGTTTGTGGAGAGGAGTCTTGAGGAGGCGCTGAGGAGGCTTGATAATGCTGCTGCCGGTGAGGAAGGTGTTGGGAATATTTACGTGATCGGGGGTGCGGAGATCTATAATGCGTCATTGAAATTGGGCTCGAGATCCGAAAACGAGCGGACGATCCGGATTGTCATGACGGATGTGGAGAAACTTGATGGGAGTGGGTTCGAATGTGATACTTTTTTCCCAGTTGATGCGGAGGAACTTAACAGTGGGAAATGGAGGAAGGTTAGCCCTGCTGAAGTAACAGGGTGGGTTGGTGAGGAGGTTACAGGCGAGTGGACTGAGGAAGGGGATGTCAGAGTGCGGATGGTTGGGTATGAGAAGGTCTAGTCGACGACGGCATACTACATATTATGCCACTTTTAGTAGTTGTGTCAGCATTGAATAGATACCCTGGCGTATGGTTGAGAAATCCAATATATGCCTCATGTCATCGTATATGTAACCGCTGGTCATGCACATGCATATGCAAAGAGAACTGTAAAAGACAAACAAGCAACGCACCCCAAAGGAAGGGGGAACAATCAGACATGGCACAACCATAGGGAGTCAAAACAGAATGCCAACGCTAATATACAAACATCTAAACAGTTTCACagacaaaaaaaataatatGAAATCGAGGTCGGTTGGTTATCCAGAAACCTGAGAACCGGTAGTATGTCAGGGATGGTTATAGTATGCACTGATGCTCAAAACCCACCCAGTTTCCGGGGAGTCTAGAGTCTTTCTAGTGCTGCTCTTTCATAAACTTCACAAAAGCCTTTTTGTGTACAAGTCCCGCATACTGCCCATCATGCAAAACGCAGAGATAGCGCAAGCCAAGTTTGACGAAGCATTGGTAAACAAGATCTATGGGGGAGTGGATGTCCAGGGCAAGGGGCGCCTATAATAAACAAATATTAGCATATATCACAGAAAAAAGAGGGTAAGGGGATCTTACCGGATCTATATACTTCGTGAAATCCACTTGCAGCGTatcctcatcgtccgtgTCGGATACAACAGACGAGGTATCAGTAGCCATGAGACAAGATGTTcgatcctcatcttcaaggtTATCGAGGGCATACTCCAGGTCCGGCGCCGGGATAAGCCCTATTAAGACACCGTCGCGGAGGATCGGAAGACCACTATCTAGCTCGCCTGCCAtaaggagatgctggagctTGGAGCGGAGCTCGCGTGCCGGGACGAGCGGTGTCTCAGTAATATCAATGAGTCGGCTGCGGCGGATTGGGCGCACTATGTCGCCGAGCACGGCGTCGGAGACAGTCTGGAGTTTGTTGTCGAGGAAGGGGTAGGAATTCATTTCAGTTAGGAAGTCATAGATACTATGCGGCTCAATGGCGTCGGCAGTCCACTTTGCGCAAAGAACAGCCAACGAAAATGGCAAGACGTGGTCCAGGCTGCCGGTTAACTCGAACAAGATAACAGCAAGGGTGACGGATAAGCGCGTGACTCCACACATGGTCGCACCTGCAGCAACCATGGCGTAAACTCCAGGTGTTACACAAGATTCCATGCCTGTACCAGCGGCGCACGAGGatccgaagaggaagaagttgggGTACTGCAGCGCCAGATACTGGGTCACATGGCCAACAATGCGGCCCATAAGACCACCGACTACCATTGAGGGGACATAAATACCGGCAGGGACCTTAATGCCGAATGTGACGATTGTCAAAAAGCTTTTGATCACGAATGCTATGGTAAGTGCGCGGATAACCTCGCCAATACCTTCCGGATGGGGGCACAGTCCGTCTGAAGTTGAGTGCTCGCACGGACTGGCTAATTGGAACAGCAGCTCTGTTACCGGCAGTTTCGTGTAAGGGTTCCAGAAGCTGATCAGTCCAGTCACCAATGCTACGAGGCCAACCTCAAAGAGTGGCCAGCGCTTGATGACGGGGATGCGACGGAACGACTTAGCCCATATGCTTGAAGCCTTGATGAAGAGAGCACCTGCTGCGCCCCCAAGAACACCCAAAAACATGAAAATGGCCAGCTCAAAGATCTCCCAATCGCCAAGATACCGGACTTCGAACAAAACTATTTTGCCAGTGCCGTACGGGTTGAAGAACTTGAGCGATAGAGCAGCGGCAATACAGCAGAAGAATGTCCGGAAGAGGGTCTTTGGCGGAAAGTAGTAGCTGACTTCCTCGAGGCTAAATAGAACACCGCCGATCGGTGCTCCAAATGCTACGGCCACACCACTGGCAGCACTGGCACTGAGGACCTCACGTCGTTTGCCATCGTTGAGATTGTACTTACTAAACAGCCGGCAGGCTATGTTTCCAACGCAAGTCGCGATATGGACGTACGGGCCCTCCTTTCCGAGACTGAGACCGGAGGCCACACTGAAGATTAGAGCCAATGTCTTGATAACTAGCGTCTTAAAGCCAAGGTAACCGTGCAGGACAAAGCCGCTATTGATAACCTTTACCTCGGCGACACCGCTACCAGCAGCCGAATAGTAGACCATGTCAGGacgcagcggcagcggcggataTGGAGACGAGCCGGACACCGACGCGGGCGAGCCATCAGCTTCGGTGGCTTGTCTGGAGCCGTTGGCACCCAGGTTCTCGTCCAACGTAGTCAGCGATACCGATGACGGGACGACCGTCTTGGTGAGTAACGTCAAAAGACAAGAGATAGCGGCAAGAATCACCGACCACAAGACGTAGATCCCGAAATCAACCGAAACACTCCCTCCACCATGGTGGTTCATCATCTCCGACCACGACCGCCAAGCAGGACactcttcctcatccgcgCAGCAAGTCTCCCGACTTCGCAACCAACCAGTCGTGCAAATCCCATTCTTCAACCCAAAAACGTACTCCTCTGTGATATCGACAAAGTATGCAATCGCCGCAACGATGCATCCAATCAACGCAACCAGAATCCAGCCCTGCGCGCCATCAAACAAGGCCAAAAGTCGACCGCGTATATCCTTCCTCCGTCGCAGCTCCCGTAGCCGCACCCCGTCAGCCACACTATCATGCACCCAGTCCGTCGAGGTGAACTGGTCATACCACAACCGGTCGTCCATGAACGACGAGGTCATAGCATCTTTAATCGAAGCAGCCGTGCTCTCAACCGGAACCTCATCCATGCTGGCCCGCCGACTGAACCGCTGATGTACCGAGTTCGCCCGGCTATGGTGACGCGACCGGCGCAGACTACTCCCCAGGAGCGTATACCTGAATCCCGATTCAGGCCCAGAGGATGCAGAAAAAGTAGTATAGGACCGTTGCGGCTCCATCCGGCCAGAGCCCCCTTCCTTCGCCTTGCCCAAGAGGCTGGTGGTCTCACCAGCCTCTAAGGGCGGCTCCAAAGACTGGTAGGCAGTATGTGATTCTGATAGATGGCTGTAGGTTCTCCGCATGACGGACGGGGACGGCGGAGCGGTTCGTGGGTTAAGTCTTGGGCCTGGGCTGACATTCTCCGGGTCGTGGTGCTCTTCCGCCGGTGGAGCGGAAGTGAAATAGGACGGAATCGATCGGGGCATGATGAAGACGTTTCCCCTTAATGTTTCTGGTGGTCTGGAGCTTGTCAGCTGCATCGGAATTAAATGCCTGCTATGATTACTCACCGACCAACATGATCCCCTTGCAGACTGGGAAGGCTGGGAGGAAAGATGTGGGTTAGGTTGGTTCAGGCCCAATATTGAGTCTAGCTCCAGCTACCACGGTACCCGATCACGACGACCCCTGGTCCCTTATGTACTCTTGTAGTAAGGCGGGAACaaggaagacaagaaagcaaaatatattataataCCGTAAAAGCAACAAGAACGAAAAGGAGAGCACAAAGGCGGATGGGTACGTtgaaagagagagaaggttGAAGAGTCGGGAGGTGAGAGACAATAAACGGTGAGGAGAAAGTCGCGGAATGGCGTCTTAGTGGCAGATGACTCGCCATCACCCACAACCAAAACTACGACCACAACCGGAACCAGAACAGTCACATCGCTCATCCCATGACAAAGTGGATGCAGCGTATAGAGCAGGAGAGATCACCGGGATTTCCCTCGTTATTGTTGGACTCGGACGTCATGGGTGACTTGATCTCGCAAAGCCAAGAGATAAGCAGGCCTCCTTTGTCACTGCACCCCGCGATAGGTAAAGTGCACCTTGCTTTGGTCGCTGTCGATCGCTAGAAAGACCACATCTTATGCTTGAGGCGTCATCAGCCATCATCATATTGACCATAATCAAACAAGCAACATGTCTTCCGCACCCTTCAGAATAAATAGGCAGTTCTGCCGGTGCAAGGACCCTGCTTCACCGCTTGACCCAAATTGAACGCCTAGTATCTCTGGAAGCTTTGGAGAGATATCGTCGTGATTTGGAAGTCTGGTTCGGGCAGATCATTCTATCATTTAGTTCCCGTGCCCGTGGGGTCAATACCTACGACTGAGTACATCAACTTTAAAGCACTGCTGAAGCTGGGGTTGTTGAGGGATTTCAAAGTATATGGTCATTGCATTGTATACTGGCCATACCCCAGAATAACTTTCGCTTCGCCTAGCCGCCAGGTTTGGATATCGCTTGGATTACAGAGCAACCCCATCTGCTTCCCCATCTTGACTTCGCTCTCAGATTCGCGGTCCCTGCTGCCGATCACTGCCCGCCGCGAATCCCCTCCTAATGGAGCACGACTTACATTAGCGCGACGCAGTGGCGTTGCAGGTGTCTTAAGCATGGGTGGCTGCCAGGCTATATAGCCCAGTTCTATCACGCTATCACGCACCAACCACTGAAGCTAGCTCCCAAGGTTCAGCTATTCATTGGAATAAGGAATGAATTGTTATTTCGCCGGATTCTCCACCAGTTTTtggccgcagcagcaggagcgtTAGCGAGTACTGTTATTTACAATCACATGGTGACAACCAAGTCTCAGTCTCCCCGCATCCATTGTCTCAGCCTTGACGGTTCCGTTTCCACGTTTCCACCTCGTGGTTTTGGTGCTCACTAGGTTACTTAACCGGAGCAGTAGCCGACCTTCTCGGGCTCGCAACCGCCGGCGCATCCCTCGTAGAGCACACAGGGGTGGTCGGCGTCAGTGCAGACGTTGTTCAGAGTACAGGTATCGCCATAGTTCGAGTTGATGCCGCAGATATCGCCGCCGTCGTACGCGGTCACGCCCTCAATGTAGACGTTGCGCTTGCACTGGGAGCTGCAGTTACCGCAGGAGCGGTAGACCTTGCCGTAGTCCTCGGCGTA
It contains:
- a CDS encoding chloride channel protein clcA (transcript_id=CADANIAT00006905), with product MPRSIPSYFTSAPPAEEHHDPENVSPGPRLNPRTAPPSPSVMRRTYSHLSESHTAYQSLEPPLEAGETTSLLGKAKEGGSGRMEPQRSYTTFSASSGPESGFRYTLLGSSLRRSRHHSRANSVHQRFSRRASMDEVPVESTAASIKDAMTSSFMDDRLWYDQFTSTDWVHDSVADGVRLRELRRRKDIRGRLLALFDGAQGWILVALIGCIVAAIAYFVDITEEYVFGLKNGICTTGWLRSRETCCADEEECPAWRSWSEMMNHHGGGSVSVDFGIYVLWSVILAAISCLLTLLTKTVVPSSVSLTTLDENLGANGSRQATEADGSPASVSGSSPYPPLPLRPDMVYYSAAGSGVAEVKVINSGFVLHGYLGFKTLVIKTLALIFSVASGLSLGKEGPYVHIATCVGNIACRLFSKYNLNDGKRREVLSASAASGVAVAFGAPIGGVLFSLEEVSYYFPPKTLFRTFFCCIAAALSLKFFNPYGTGKIVLFEVRYLGDWEIFELAIFMFLGVLGGAAGALFIKASSIWAKSFRRIPVIKRWPLFEVGLVALVTGLISFWNPYTKLPVTELLFQLASPCEHSTSDGLCPHPEGIGEVIRALTIAFVIKSFLTIVTFGIKVPAGIYVPSMVVGGLMGRIVGHVTQYLALQYPNFFLFGSSCAAGTGMESCVTPGVYAMVAAGATMCGVTRLSVTLAVILFELTGSLDHVLPFSLAVLCAKWTADAIEPHSIYDFLTEMNSYPFLDNKLQTVSDAVLGDIVRPIRRSRLIDITETPLVPARELRSKLQHLLMAGELDSGLPILRDGVLIGLIPAPDLEYALDNLEDEDRTSCLMATDTSSVVSDTDDEDTLQVDFTKYIDPAPLALDIHSPIDLVYQCFVKLGLRYLCVLHDGQYAGLVHKKAFVKFMKEQH